The following proteins are encoded in a genomic region of Pikeienuella piscinae:
- a CDS encoding CarD family transcriptional regulator yields MSTSTKSKGEFRANDYVVYPAHGVGRIISIEDQEIAGVRLELFVISFEKEKMTLRVPTAKANSVGMRTLSSPELIGKALETLKGRARVKRAMWSRRAQEYEQKINSGDLISIAEVVRDLHRAEDQPEQSYSERQLYEAALERLTREVAAVERLDEVRAARRVDEALDKKAA; encoded by the coding sequence ATGTCGACATCTACGAAGTCCAAGGGCGAGTTTCGCGCCAATGATTATGTGGTCTATCCGGCGCATGGAGTCGGCAGGATCATCTCGATCGAAGACCAGGAGATCGCCGGCGTGCGGCTCGAACTTTTCGTGATCTCCTTCGAAAAGGAAAAGATGACGCTCAGGGTGCCCACGGCGAAGGCGAATTCGGTCGGCATGCGGACTCTTTCCAGCCCCGAATTGATCGGGAAGGCGCTGGAAACGCTGAAGGGCCGCGCCCGCGTGAAGCGCGCGATGTGGTCGCGCAGGGCGCAGGAATACGAACAGAAGATCAACTCGGGCGATCTGATCTCGATCGCCGAGGTGGTTCGCGATCTCCACCGCGCCGAAGACCAGCCGGAGCAGTCCTATTCCGAGCGCCAGCTCTACGAGGCGGCGCTGGAGCGGCTGACGCGCGAAGTCGCGGCGGTGGAGCGGCTCGACGAGGTGCGCGCCGCGCGCCGGGTCGATGAGGCGCTGGACAAGAAAGCCGCCTGA
- the doeB gene encoding N(2)-acetyl-L-2,4-diaminobutanoate deacetylase DoeB, which translates to MRRTHTLPANPITASVPLDADGAHHGFLRLPCSRDESAWGAVMIPISVIANGDGPTALLTGGNHGDEYEGPVALQDLALTLEPAALRGRVIIVPFMNLPAVAAARRCSPIDGANMNRIFPGRPDGGPTEKIADYFASTLAPLADYVLDFHSGGKTLDFIPFAAAHVLDSKPQEAACVAAMRAFNAPYSMTLLEIDNVGMYDTTVESLGKVFVSTELGGGGSATARSIAIAKKGARNFLIHAGILTGEPATGPSVSLDMPDGDCFTFAEHDALLEMAVDLGAAVRRGDLIARLWPVERTGVAPKEYRARRDGLLAARHFPGLVKMGDCLAVVAAIVD; encoded by the coding sequence ATGCGGCGAACCCACACGCTTCCGGCGAACCCGATCACCGCCTCGGTTCCACTCGATGCGGACGGCGCGCATCATGGTTTCCTTCGCCTTCCGTGCAGCCGGGACGAGAGCGCCTGGGGGGCGGTGATGATCCCGATTTCGGTGATCGCCAACGGCGACGGGCCGACGGCGTTGCTCACCGGCGGCAATCATGGCGACGAGTACGAGGGTCCGGTCGCGCTTCAGGATCTGGCGCTGACGCTGGAACCCGCCGCGCTGCGCGGTCGGGTGATCATCGTCCCGTTCATGAACCTGCCGGCGGTGGCCGCTGCGCGGCGCTGTTCCCCGATCGACGGCGCGAATATGAACCGCATCTTTCCCGGCCGGCCCGATGGCGGCCCGACAGAGAAGATCGCGGACTATTTCGCGAGCACGCTCGCGCCGCTCGCGGATTATGTCCTGGACTTCCATTCAGGCGGCAAGACGCTGGATTTCATCCCCTTCGCCGCGGCGCATGTGCTGGATTCGAAACCGCAGGAGGCCGCGTGCGTCGCCGCGATGCGGGCGTTCAACGCGCCCTATTCGATGACGCTGCTGGAGATCGACAATGTGGGGATGTACGACACAACCGTCGAATCGCTCGGCAAGGTGTTCGTCTCCACCGAGCTTGGCGGCGGCGGATCGGCGACCGCGCGCTCCATCGCCATCGCGAAGAAGGGCGCACGGAATTTCCTGATTCATGCCGGGATCCTGACCGGCGAACCCGCGACTGGGCCGAGCGTCAGCCTCGACATGCCGGACGGAGACTGCTTCACCTTCGCCGAACATGACGCGCTGCTGGAAATGGCGGTCGATCTCGGCGCCGCTGTCCGGCGCGGCGATCTCATCGCCCGGCTCTGGCCGGTGGAGCGGACGGGCGTTGCGCCAAAGGAATACCGCGCAAGGCGCGACGGGCTGTTGGCCGCGCGCCATTTTCCGGGTCTCGTGAAGATGGGCGATTGTCTCGCGGTGGTGGCCGCGATCGTCGATTGA
- the doeA gene encoding ectoine hydrolase DoeA (DoeA (degradation of ectoine A) is also called EutD (ectoine utilization D).): MSTMIPFFPTEEYLARIEKTRVAMEAHGLDLILVSDPSNMAWLTGYDGWSFYVHQCVMLGLEGEPVWFGRMQDANGAKRTVFMSYDNIVGYPDNYVQSTERHPMDYIAAKIADRGHGAARIGVEMDNYWFSAAAYASLQKNLPNAKFSDATGLVNWRRAVKSERELDYMRNAARIVERMHQRIFDLVEPGIRKCDLVAEIYDASLRYDEALGYGGGYPAIVPLLPSGADASAPHLTWDDEPMQTGQGTFFEIAGVYRRYHCPLSRTVFLGQPTRVFLDAEEAVLEGMEVGLEAARAGNLCEDIAIAFFKVLKKHGIHKDNRAGYPIGISYPPDWGERTMSLRPGDRTVLEPGMTFHFMTGLWMDEWGFEITESIVIGETGPEILASVPRKLLVKN, translated from the coding sequence ATGAGCACGATGATACCATTCTTTCCGACCGAGGAATATCTCGCCCGGATCGAGAAGACGCGTGTGGCGATGGAGGCGCATGGGCTCGATCTGATCCTCGTCTCCGATCCCTCCAACATGGCCTGGCTCACCGGCTATGACGGCTGGTCCTTCTATGTCCACCAGTGCGTCATGCTCGGCCTCGAAGGGGAGCCGGTGTGGTTCGGCCGCATGCAGGACGCGAATGGCGCGAAACGCACCGTCTTCATGAGCTATGACAACATCGTCGGCTATCCGGACAACTACGTGCAATCCACCGAGCGCCATCCGATGGACTATATCGCGGCGAAGATCGCAGACCGTGGTCACGGCGCCGCCCGGATTGGCGTCGAGATGGACAATTACTGGTTCTCCGCCGCCGCCTACGCGTCATTGCAAAAGAACCTGCCGAACGCGAAATTCAGCGACGCAACCGGGCTGGTGAACTGGCGAAGAGCGGTGAAATCGGAGCGCGAGCTAGACTACATGCGCAACGCCGCGCGCATCGTCGAAAGGATGCATCAGCGTATCTTCGATCTGGTTGAGCCCGGCATCCGGAAATGCGATCTGGTGGCGGAGATCTACGACGCATCGCTGCGCTACGACGAGGCGCTCGGCTATGGCGGCGGTTACCCGGCCATCGTCCCGCTTCTGCCCTCGGGCGCGGACGCGTCGGCGCCGCATCTGACCTGGGATGACGAGCCGATGCAGACCGGGCAGGGGACCTTCTTCGAGATCGCCGGCGTCTACCGGCGTTATCATTGCCCGCTGTCGCGCACGGTGTTTCTCGGCCAGCCGACGCGGGTCTTCCTAGATGCGGAGGAGGCGGTGCTTGAAGGCATGGAGGTCGGACTGGAGGCGGCGCGCGCCGGCAATCTCTGTGAAGATATCGCCATCGCCTTTTTCAAGGTTCTCAAGAAGCACGGCATCCACAAGGACAACCGCGCTGGCTATCCGATCGGCATCTCCTATCCGCCGGACTGGGGCGAGCGGACGATGTCGCTCCGCCCGGGCGACCGCACCGTGCTGGAGCCGGGGATGACGTTCCATTTCATGACCGGTCTCTGGATGGATGAATGGGGATTCGAGATCACCGAGAGCATCGTGATCGGCGAGACCGGCCCGGAGATCCTCGCCAGTGTCCCCCGCAAACTCCTCGTGAAGAACTGA
- the eutC gene encoding ectoine utilization protein EutC, with protein MPQVRILTEEDLRRLVTLDMAAIDCVEAGFRALSGGEVVMPPILSMAIEAHNGEVDVKTAYVPGIDSFAIKVSPGFFDNPKLGLPSTSGLMILFSALTGQIEALLLDNGYLTDIRTAAAGAVAARRLAREDASSAAVFGAGVQARLQVRALCLVRPIRRVVFWARDVARAEAAARETAERLGIDARAEAAPDVAAKGADVILTTTPATAPILMADWLTPGQHVTAMGSDQHTKNEIEPACLVRADLYVPDRLNQTRALGELRTAIAAGLVDAGAGFAELGDIVAGEAPGRRAATQITIADLTGTGVQDTAIASFARQRADAAGAGVNFTT; from the coding sequence ATGCCTCAAGTCCGCATCCTGACGGAAGAGGACCTTCGTCGGCTCGTCACGCTCGACATGGCGGCGATCGACTGCGTCGAGGCGGGATTCCGGGCGTTAAGCGGCGGCGAAGTGGTGATGCCGCCGATCCTCTCGATGGCGATCGAGGCGCATAACGGCGAGGTCGACGTGAAGACCGCCTATGTGCCGGGGATCGACAGTTTCGCCATCAAGGTCTCGCCGGGGTTCTTCGACAATCCGAAACTGGGCCTGCCTTCGACCTCCGGCCTGATGATCCTATTTTCAGCGCTGACCGGACAGATCGAGGCGCTCTTGCTCGACAACGGTTATCTGACGGATATCCGCACCGCCGCCGCCGGCGCGGTGGCGGCGCGTCGCCTTGCGCGTGAGGATGCTTCGAGCGCCGCGGTTTTCGGCGCCGGTGTTCAGGCGCGGTTGCAGGTGCGTGCTCTCTGCCTCGTCAGGCCGATACGGCGAGTGGTTTTCTGGGCGCGGGACGTGGCGCGGGCGGAAGCGGCCGCGCGCGAGACCGCCGAACGCCTTGGGATCGACGCGCGCGCCGAGGCGGCCCCTGATGTGGCCGCGAAGGGCGCCGACGTGATCTTGACGACGACGCCGGCGACGGCGCCCATCCTGATGGCGGACTGGCTGACGCCCGGCCAGCATGTCACGGCCATGGGCTCCGATCAGCACACGAAGAACGAGATCGAGCCCGCGTGCCTCGTCCGCGCGGATCTCTACGTTCCCGACCGTTTGAACCAGACACGCGCGCTTGGCGAACTGAGAACCGCCATCGCGGCGGGGCTTGTCGACGCCGGCGCGGGATTCGCGGAGTTGGGCGACATCGTCGCTGGTGAGGCGCCCGGCCGCCGCGCCGCGACGCAGATCACCATCGCCGACCTGACGGGGACCGGCGTCCAGGACACCGCCATCGCCAGCTTCGCCCGCCAGCGCGCGGATGCGGCCGGGGCGGGCGTGAATTTCACGACATGA
- the eutB gene encoding hydroxyectoine utilization dehydratase EutB, producing MSVEPAVALDEIEAARVRIAEAVRPTPQVVSSALSDLAGAPVHLKLDHLQATGSFKLRGASNAVLQLDEAARARGVVGVSTGNHGRALAHAARRVGARCVICMSALAPANKAEGVRAEGAEARIIGESQDEAQEEVDRLVAKEGLVMIPPFDHRDVIAGQGTLGLEMLEAAPDARVALIQLSGGGLISGVAAALKALKPGIRVIGVSMARGAAMQASLEAGRPVAVEELATLADSLGGGIGLENRLTFPMVRDLVDEVVLLSEAEIAAGVRHCYWLERQIVEGAGAVGVAALLAGRVALEGPALVLLSGANIDMKIHHRIISGENVDIAAEGR from the coding sequence GTGAGCGTCGAGCCCGCCGTCGCACTTGATGAGATCGAGGCCGCGCGTGTGCGGATCGCCGAAGCCGTCCGACCGACGCCGCAGGTCGTCTCCTCCGCGCTGAGCGACCTGGCCGGTGCGCCCGTCCATCTGAAACTGGATCATCTCCAGGCGACCGGCAGCTTCAAGCTGCGCGGCGCGAGCAACGCCGTTCTCCAGCTGGACGAGGCGGCACGGGCGCGCGGGGTCGTCGGCGTCTCGACAGGGAATCATGGCCGCGCGCTGGCGCACGCCGCGCGCCGTGTCGGCGCGCGCTGCGTCATCTGCATGTCGGCGCTCGCGCCGGCGAACAAGGCCGAGGGCGTCCGCGCCGAAGGGGCCGAGGCGCGCATCATCGGTGAAAGCCAGGACGAAGCGCAGGAGGAAGTCGACCGATTGGTCGCGAAGGAGGGGCTGGTGATGATCCCGCCATTCGATCACCGGGACGTCATCGCCGGGCAGGGAACGCTTGGGCTGGAGATGCTGGAGGCCGCGCCCGATGCGCGGGTTGCGCTGATCCAGCTATCCGGCGGCGGGCTCATCTCGGGCGTTGCGGCGGCGCTGAAAGCGCTGAAACCCGGCATCCGGGTGATCGGGGTGTCGATGGCGCGCGGCGCGGCGATGCAGGCGAGCCTCGAAGCCGGTCGCCCGGTCGCGGTCGAGGAGCTGGCGACGCTCGCCGACAGCCTTGGCGGCGGGATCGGGCTTGAGAACCGCCTGACCTTTCCGATGGTTCGCGATCTCGTCGATGAAGTCGTCCTGCTTTCGGAGGCGGAGATCGCCGCCGGGGTCCGGCATTGCTACTGGCTCGAGCGCCAGATCGTCGAGGGGGCCGGCGCGGTCGGCGTCGCGGCGCTGCTCGCAGGGCGGGTCGCGCTCGAGGGTCCGGCCCTGGTCTTGCTCAGCGGCGCGAATATCGACATGAAGATTCATCATCGAATCATTTCCGGCGAGAATGTCGATATCGCCGCGGAAGGACGCTGA
- a CDS encoding universal stress protein → MFKRILVPIDGSVGAERALLKAVELQKLCGAEIIILTVFRHHSLLEDSLSMVRPTEPESIDDAQRRYAREIAEHAKAVATEAGAGAIRAFVKNGQPARAIIAFAKEHEADLIVLGSRGLGSVEGYLLGSVSHKVTALSDTPVLVI, encoded by the coding sequence ATGTTCAAACGCATACTGGTTCCGATCGACGGGTCCGTCGGGGCCGAACGGGCGCTGTTGAAAGCGGTGGAGTTGCAGAAGCTCTGCGGCGCCGAGATCATCATCCTGACGGTCTTTCGTCATCACAGTCTTCTGGAGGATTCGCTCTCCATGGTGCGACCGACGGAGCCGGAATCGATCGACGATGCGCAACGCCGCTATGCGCGCGAGATCGCGGAGCATGCGAAAGCGGTCGCGACGGAGGCGGGCGCCGGCGCGATCCGGGCTTTCGTGAAGAACGGCCAGCCGGCCCGCGCGATCATCGCCTTCGCCAAAGAGCACGAGGCCGATCTGATCGTCCTCGGCAGTCGCGGCCTCGGCTCGGTGGAGGGCTATCTTCTCGGCAGCGTTTCGCACAAGGTGACCGCGCTCTCCGATACGCCTGTTCTGGTCATCTGA
- a CDS encoding TRAP transporter large permease: protein MALTIFSIMIILLLLGFPMMIPLIVGAGVGFYQMMNGFGQMETMVQQFMAGIRPASLIAVPLFIFAADIMTRGQSANRLIDMVMAFTGHIKGGLAVSTAAACTMFGAVSGSTQATVVAIGSPLRPRMLKAGYKDSFVLALIVNASDIAFLIPPSIGMIIYGVVSNTSIAELFIAGIGPGLLILVLFSIYSIIYAYRNDVPTEARTGWGDRLRAVREALWPLGFPVIIIGGIYGGVFSPTEAAAACVLYAIILEFIVFRSMNAAAIYETAKSTGLITAVVFILVAAGAAFSWIISFAQIPQQVLTAIGITEMGPIGVLFVISIAFFIGCMFVDPIVVILVMVPIFAPVVKSVGLDPVLVGAIITLQVAIGSATPPFGCDIFTAIAVFKRPYVEVIRGTPPFIVILLGVSVAMIFFPQIALFLRDLAFGY, encoded by the coding sequence ATGGCGCTGACGATCTTCTCGATCATGATCATTCTGCTGCTTCTGGGTTTTCCGATGATGATTCCGCTGATCGTCGGCGCCGGGGTCGGCTTTTACCAGATGATGAACGGCTTCGGGCAGATGGAGACGATGGTGCAGCAATTCATGGCCGGCATCCGGCCGGCCTCGCTGATCGCCGTGCCGCTCTTCATCTTCGCCGCCGACATCATGACGCGCGGGCAGTCGGCGAACCGGCTGATCGACATGGTCATGGCCTTCACCGGCCATATCAAGGGTGGGCTCGCGGTTTCGACCGCCGCCGCCTGCACGATGTTCGGCGCGGTTTCCGGCTCGACGCAGGCGACGGTCGTCGCCATCGGTTCGCCGCTTCGCCCGCGAATGCTGAAGGCGGGCTACAAGGACAGTTTCGTTCTGGCGCTGATCGTCAACGCCAGCGATATCGCATTTCTGATTCCGCCCTCGATCGGCATGATCATCTATGGCGTCGTCTCCAACACCTCGATCGCGGAGCTTTTCATCGCCGGGATTGGGCCGGGCCTGTTGATCCTTGTTCTCTTCTCGATCTACTCGATCATCTACGCCTACCGGAACGATGTCCCGACCGAGGCGCGCACCGGCTGGGGCGACCGGCTCCGCGCGGTGCGAGAGGCGCTCTGGCCGCTCGGCTTTCCGGTGATCATCATCGGCGGCATCTATGGCGGCGTCTTCAGCCCGACCGAAGCGGCGGCGGCCTGCGTGCTTTACGCGATCATTCTGGAGTTCATCGTCTTTCGCTCGATGAACGCCGCGGCGATCTACGAGACGGCGAAATCCACCGGGCTGATCACCGCCGTCGTATTCATCCTGGTCGCAGCCGGCGCGGCGTTCTCCTGGATTATCTCCTTCGCGCAGATCCCGCAGCAGGTGCTCACCGCCATAGGCATCACCGAGATGGGGCCGATCGGGGTTCTCTTCGTGATCTCGATCGCCTTTTTCATCGGCTGCATGTTCGTCGACCCGATCGTCGTCATCCTCGTGATGGTGCCGATTTTCGCGCCGGTGGTGAAATCCGTCGGGCTGGACCCGGTGCTTGTCGGCGCGATCATCACCCTTCAGGTCGCCATCGGCTCGGCGACGCCGCCATTCGGCTGCGACATCTTCACCGCGATCGCGGTGTTCAAACGGCCGTATGTCGAGGTGATCAGGGGAACGCCGCCCTTTATCGTCATTCTGCTCGGCGTGTCCGTCGCGATGATTTTCTTTCCGCAGATCGCCCTCTTCCTGCGTGATCTGGCGTTCGGTTACTAG
- a CDS encoding TRAP transporter small permease, whose amino-acid sequence MSEQSTKPEYQSALPGVLGVIDSVIARIEAVMLAVGVLLMAANTIANVVGRFAFGESLFFAEELNRLLIILITFAGISYAARQGRHIRMSAIYDTLPPRPRKALMIVISIVTALLMFALCYYAVGYIETQASRGRVLPALSIPVWITLVWAPVGFFMTGAQYALTAVKNIVEKDIYLSTNVLEGYDDDEMEV is encoded by the coding sequence GTGAGCGAGCAGTCGACGAAACCCGAGTATCAGTCAGCGCTGCCGGGGGTGCTCGGCGTTATCGACAGCGTGATCGCCCGGATCGAGGCGGTCATGCTCGCCGTCGGCGTTCTCCTGATGGCGGCGAACACCATCGCCAATGTCGTCGGCCGCTTCGCGTTCGGCGAAAGCCTCTTCTTCGCCGAGGAGTTGAACCGGCTGCTGATCATCCTGATCACCTTCGCGGGCATCAGCTACGCCGCCCGGCAGGGGCGGCATATCCGGATGTCGGCGATCTACGACACTTTGCCGCCGCGGCCGAGAAAAGCGCTGATGATCGTCATCTCGATCGTGACCGCGCTGCTGATGTTCGCACTCTGCTACTACGCCGTCGGTTATATCGAGACCCAGGCGTCGCGCGGCCGGGTGCTGCCGGCGCTTTCGATTCCGGTCTGGATCACGCTCGTCTGGGCGCCGGTCGGGTTCTTCATGACCGGGGCGCAATACGCGCTGACCGCCGTCAAGAACATTGTCGAGAAGGACATCTATCTCTCGACCAACGTGCTCGAAGGCTATGACGACGACGAGATGGAAGTCTGA
- the dctP gene encoding TRAP transporter substrate-binding protein DctP has translation MTFSGYRTLGGLAVLAAATTIASAAAADTWRYAFEEALEEVQGKYAQKFKEEIEANSDHEIQLFPFGTLGESVDTMEQAQAGILQFVDQSPGFTGALIPEAQVFFVPYLLPQDNESLFKFFRDSKAIHELFPPLYAEQGLELLSMFPEGEVCMTTQEPVHSPEDLNEVKFRVMTNPLLVESYKAFGATPTPLPWGEVYGAMQTGIIQGQENPRFFLESTKMYEVTDVITCIGHNNFTTAVMANKDFYDGLGEEDQQLIQNAADAAFEYILDYQVALGDESFEKIKEAKPEIEINILSEEERKPFMATSASVEEAFIGMTGDKGAEILAQMKADLEAASK, from the coding sequence ATGACATTTTCCGGGTATCGAACGTTGGGCGGCCTCGCCGTGCTCGCTGCGGCGACGACTATCGCATCCGCCGCCGCCGCCGACACCTGGCGCTATGCGTTCGAAGAGGCGCTCGAGGAGGTGCAAGGCAAGTACGCGCAGAAGTTCAAGGAGGAGATCGAGGCCAATTCCGATCACGAGATTCAGCTCTTCCCTTTCGGCACGCTTGGCGAAAGCGTCGATACGATGGAGCAGGCGCAGGCCGGCATCCTTCAGTTCGTCGATCAGTCGCCGGGCTTCACCGGCGCGCTGATCCCCGAGGCGCAGGTGTTCTTCGTGCCTTACCTGCTGCCGCAGGATAATGAGTCTCTCTTCAAGTTCTTCCGCGACTCTAAGGCGATCCACGAATTGTTCCCGCCGCTCTACGCCGAGCAAGGGCTTGAGCTCTTGTCGATGTTTCCGGAGGGCGAGGTCTGTATGACCACGCAGGAGCCGGTGCACAGCCCCGAGGACCTCAACGAGGTGAAGTTCCGGGTGATGACCAACCCGCTACTGGTCGAGAGCTACAAGGCCTTCGGCGCCACGCCGACGCCGCTCCCGTGGGGCGAGGTATACGGCGCGATGCAGACCGGCATCATCCAGGGACAGGAGAACCCGCGCTTCTTCCTTGAATCGACCAAGATGTATGAGGTGACGGACGTCATCACCTGCATCGGCCACAACAACTTCACCACCGCGGTTATGGCCAACAAGGACTTCTACGACGGCCTTGGCGAAGAGGATCAGCAGTTGATCCAGAACGCGGCCGACGCGGCGTTCGAGTATATTCTCGACTATCAGGTCGCGCTCGGCGACGAGAGCTTCGAGAAGATCAAGGAAGCCAAGCCCGAGATCGAGATCAACATTCTCTCCGAAGAGGAGCGCAAACCTTTCATGGCGACTTCGGCTTCGGTCGAAGAGGCGTTCATCGGCATGACCGGTGACAAGGGCGCGGAGATTCTCGCGCAGATGAAGGCCGATCTCGAAGCGGCGTCCAAGTAG
- a CDS encoding PLP-dependent aminotransferase family protein: MTIWRPERGALKRPAYRSLAQSLIGAIESGELQPGDRLPTHRELAFDLGLSVQTISRAYEELVRLDIVTGEVGRGTFVRAGPVETRTPYHRLGGDEDVIDCSMLTPVIGAIHSTRMSATMAELAQAAPEGALFSFRPGQTMRPHRDSGARWLARCGVDAQPDRILPTNGATAAMTVALMTAASPGDLVLSEEIGHHTLRPLARYLGLRIGALASDEDGIAPDSFAHACAANPVKAIYVMPNGLNPTATTMSADRRAALVEIARAHDILIVENDAWGPLQPERPRPIAALAPERTLYFTGFSKCLLPGLRAAYLVAPEALVAAATNRHLVTNWMATPLMFEIASSWIADGTAAALLRWQQRALGRRNRIAAEMLEGLPFRASPNGLHVWTPLPEGWSEGAFVAHARLNGVAVAAGSAFAISDRAASAGVRICLGGPAEAALRRGLETVAELLRGEPDPGIPVI; encoded by the coding sequence ATGACAATCTGGCGACCTGAGCGCGGCGCTCTGAAGCGTCCGGCCTATCGGTCGCTGGCGCAGAGCCTGATCGGAGCGATCGAGTCGGGCGAGTTGCAGCCCGGCGACCGCTTGCCGACGCATCGCGAGCTCGCCTTCGACCTTGGTCTCAGCGTGCAGACCATCAGTCGCGCCTATGAGGAGCTTGTGCGCCTCGACATCGTCACGGGCGAGGTCGGGCGCGGTACGTTCGTGCGCGCCGGACCAGTCGAGACGCGCACCCCCTATCACCGGCTTGGCGGTGATGAGGATGTCATAGATTGCTCAATGCTGACGCCGGTGATCGGCGCCATTCATTCCACGAGAATGAGCGCGACCATGGCTGAACTGGCGCAAGCGGCGCCGGAGGGTGCGCTGTTTTCGTTCCGGCCGGGCCAGACCATGCGGCCGCATCGGGACTCTGGCGCACGCTGGCTGGCGCGCTGCGGCGTTGACGCGCAGCCGGACCGCATCCTGCCGACCAACGGCGCCACAGCAGCGATGACGGTTGCGCTGATGACCGCCGCGAGCCCCGGAGACCTGGTGCTGAGCGAAGAGATCGGCCATCACACGTTGCGGCCGCTCGCTCGCTATCTGGGGCTCAGGATCGGCGCGCTGGCGTCGGACGAGGACGGTATCGCGCCTGACTCCTTCGCGCACGCCTGCGCCGCGAACCCGGTGAAGGCGATTTACGTTATGCCGAACGGGCTTAACCCAACAGCGACAACGATGAGCGCGGACCGCAGGGCGGCGCTGGTCGAGATCGCGCGCGCGCATGACATATTGATCGTGGAGAATGACGCGTGGGGCCCGTTGCAGCCGGAGCGCCCGCGTCCCATCGCCGCCCTCGCGCCCGAGCGGACGCTGTATTTCACCGGGTTCAGCAAGTGTTTGCTGCCGGGACTTCGCGCGGCCTATCTCGTCGCGCCCGAGGCGTTGGTCGCGGCCGCGACCAACCGTCATCTCGTCACCAACTGGATGGCGACGCCGCTCATGTTCGAGATCGCGTCGAGCTGGATCGCGGACGGCACCGCGGCGGCGCTCTTGCGCTGGCAGCAACGCGCGCTGGGCCGGCGCAACCGGATCGCGGCGGAAATGCTGGAAGGTCTGCCGTTCCGGGCGAGCCCGAACGGCCTCCACGTTTGGACGCCGCTGCCCGAGGGGTGGAGTGAAGGCGCGTTCGTCGCGCACGCCCGTCTGAACGGCGTCGCCGTCGCCGCCGGGTCGGCCTTCGCGATCTCGGACCGGGCTGCGTCCGCCGGAGTCAGGATCTGCCTCGGCGGCCCGGCGGAGGCGGCCCTGCGTCGCGGTCTGGAGACGGTCGCTGAGCTCCTGCGCGGCGAGCCGGATCCGGGAATTCCGGTGATCTGA
- a CDS encoding Lrp/AsnC family transcriptional regulator encodes MALDDRDIRILAVLSREGRISKTALAQRVNLSTTPCAERLKRLEESGLIRAYRAEIALAAVAPHVTVFVTVELESHRAETFQIFERAITARDEIVACWALGGGFDYLMQIVTVDIDAYQRLIDGLLAAHIGLKRYFTYIVTKDVKAGAPPLSRLLGGDTSA; translated from the coding sequence ATCGCCCTGGACGATCGTGATATTCGCATCCTCGCGGTCCTCTCGCGGGAGGGGCGTATCTCCAAGACCGCGCTCGCCCAGCGGGTCAATCTCTCCACCACGCCTTGCGCCGAAAGGTTGAAGCGCCTGGAGGAAAGCGGCCTGATCCGCGCCTACCGGGCGGAGATCGCCCTCGCCGCGGTCGCGCCGCATGTCACCGTGTTCGTCACCGTCGAGCTGGAAAGCCATCGCGCCGAGACGTTCCAGATATTCGAGCGGGCCATCACCGCGCGTGACGAGATTGTCGCGTGCTGGGCGCTTGGCGGCGGTTTCGACTACCTCATGCAGATCGTCACCGTCGACATCGACGCCTATCAGCGCCTGATCGACGGCCTTCTGGCGGCGCATATCGGCTTGAAACGCTATTTCACCTATATCGTGACGAAGGACGTGAAGGCGGGCGCGCCGCCTCTCTCACGCCTGCTCGGCGGCGATACGTCCGCATAG